A window of the Cicer arietinum cultivar CDC Frontier isolate Library 1 chromosome 6, Cicar.CDCFrontier_v2.0, whole genome shotgun sequence genome harbors these coding sequences:
- the LOC101495029 gene encoding probable carboxylesterase 2 has protein sequence MDPNSNEIVREFPYLFRLYKDGRVERLLGTETTPPGTDSLTGVQSKDITINSDTGIGARLYLPPNATASRKLPILIYIHGGAFCICSPFNTGYHHHLNTVAAQANVIVFSVHYRLAPEHPLPIAYDDTWEAIQWISKGSELWLKDHADLNIVFIAGDSAGGNLAHNMAMRGSTEGFGSLKVQGIVLLHPYFGNNKKDELLEFLYPSYGGLNDPKIHPVNDPNLSSLSCGKMLVFVAENDFLRERGRSYYEALKKSGWNGVLEMVETEDEGHVFHLFNPSKDKSVALVKQFVSFMTQIEKHIRSSSL, from the exons ATGGATCCCAATTCCAACGAAATCGTTCGCGAATTCCCTTACCTCTTCCGTCTCTACAAAGACGGTCGCGTCGAACGCCTCCTCGGCACCGAAACCACTCCACCCGGCACCGACTCATTAACCGGCGTTCAATCCAAAGACATAACAATCAACTCTGACACCGGCATCGGAGCTCGTCTCTACCTTCCCCCGAACGCCACCGCCTCTCGAAAACTCCCTATCCTCATTTACATCCACGGCGGTGCTTTCTGCATCTGCTCTCCCTTCAACACTGGTTACCACCATCACCTTAACACCGTTGCCGCACAAGCAAACGTCATCGTTTTCTCCGTTCATTACAg GTTAGCACCTGAACACCCCCTCCCTATCGCTTACGATGACACATGGGAAGCCATTCAATGGATCTCAAAAGGTTCTGAGTTGTGGCTCAAAGACCACGCCGATCTCAATATTGTTTTCATTGCCGGAGACAGCGCCGGAGGTAACCTCGCCCATAACATGGCGATGCGAGGTTCAACGGAGGGGTTTGGATCGTTGAAGGTTCAAGGGATAGTGTTGCTTCATCCTTACTTTGGAAACAATAAGAAAGACGAGCTTTTGGAGTTTTTGTATCCGAGTTATGGTGGACTTAATGACCCCAAAATACACCCGGTGAATGATCCAAATCTTTCGAGTTTGAGTTGTGGGAAGATGTTGGTGTTTGTGGCGGAGAATGATTTTCTAAGGGAGAGAGGAAGGAGTTATTATGAGGCGTTAAAGAAGAGCGGGTGGAATGGAGTGTTGGAGATGGTGGAGACTGAAGATGAAGGACACGTGTTTCATTTGTTTAATCCTTCTAAGGATAAATCGGTGGCTCTTGTTAAACAGTTTGTGTCATTCATGACACAAATTGAGAAACACATTCGTTCTtcatctttataa
- the LOC101495358 gene encoding probable carboxylesterase 12 has protein sequence MDSSSNEVVLDLSPLLKLYRNGHVERLSGCDVVPPSFDPTTNVESKDVTISKENNISARIFIPKLNNHDPIQTQKLPLLVYFHGGGFCIQTPFSQKYHKFLNSIVSQTNVIAVSVHYRRAPEHPLPIAYQDSWESLKWVASHINGNGSDEWINRYADFEKVFFSGDSAGANIAHHMGIRVGTEGLQGVNLEGIVLVHSYFWGAERIGSEAEKSEHLGLLENLWRFVCPTTIGSDDPLINPEKDPNLGKLGCKKVLICVAEKDLLKDRGWYYKELLHKIGWGGVVEIVETKGEDHVFHLFNPNCDNAFSLLNQITSFITNSG, from the coding sequence ATGGATTCAAGCTCAAACGAAGTAGTTCTAGATCTCTCACCGTTACTAAAACTCTACAGAAACGGCCACGTAGAAAGACTCTCAGGATGCGACGTCGTTCCACCATCTTTTGATCCAACGACAAACGTTGAATCCAAAGACGTTACAATCTCAAAAGAAAACAACATATCCGCTAGAATCTTCATTCCTAAACTCAACAACCATGATCCAATTCAAACCCAAAAACTCCCTCTCCTTGTTTACTTTCACGGTGGTGGTTTCTGCATACAAACACCTTTCTCACAAAAATACCATAAATTCCTCAACTCAATCGTTTCTCAAACTAATGTAATCGCTGTTTCCGTTCATTACAGAAGAGCACCAGAACACCCTCTTCCTATAGCTTACCAAGATTCATGGGAATCCCTTAAATGGGTCGCTTCTCATATAAACGGAAACGGTTCTGATGAATGGATTAACCGTTACGCTGATTTTGAAAAAGTGTTCTTTTCAGGAGACAGTGCGGGTGCTAACATTGCACATCACATGGGTATTCGGGTCGGAACCGAAGGGCTTCAAGGTGTTAATCTTGAAGGGATTGTTTTGGTTCATAGTTACTTTTGGGGTGCGGAAAGGATTGGATCTGAGGCTGAGAAATCTGAACATTTAGGTTTGCTTGAGAATCTATGGCGTTTTGTGTGTCCAACAACTATTGGATCCGATGACCCGTTAATTAACCCGGAAAAGGATCCGAATTTGGGGAAGTTGGGTTGTAAGAAAGTGCTTATTTGTGTTGCTGAGAAGGATTTGTTGAAGGATAGGGGTTGGTATTATAAGGAATTGCTTCACAAAATTGGTTGGGGTGGTGTTGTTGAAATTGTGGAGACTAAAGGGGAAGATCATGTTTTTCATCTGTTTAACCCAAACTGTGACAACGCTTTTTCTTTGCTTAATCAAATTACTTCTTTTATTACCAATAGTGGGTAA
- the LOC101495689 gene encoding probable carboxylesterase 12, with amino-acid sequence MNLIIHSFSSIPSTLPLHNKSYNTLLPSLKLTKPLHINFTTKSTMDSNSTSTLNDEIAIDLTPILKVYKNGRVERLVGEEVIPPSLDPKTNVESKDVIISKEHNISARIFIPKTTYPPTQKLPLFVYIHGGAFCIETPFSPNYHNYLNSVTSLANAIGVSVHYRRAPEHPVPIAHEDSWFALKWVASHVGGNGSDEWLNQFADFEKVFLGGDSAGANIAHYLGIRVGQENLDGFKIEGSVYVHPYFWGVDRIGSESDKVEYVEKVHNLWRFSCPTTIGSDDPLINPEKDPNLGKLGCKKVLICVAEKDLLRDRGWYYKELLEKIGWGGVVEVIETEDEDHVFHMFKPTCDKAAILLNQIVSFIKSA; translated from the coding sequence atgaatctcattATCCATTCTTTCTCTTCCATCCCCTCAACACTTCCTCTTCATAACAAATCATATAATACCCTTCTTCCCTCTCTCAAACTCACAAAACCATTACACATAAATTTTACTACAAAATCCACCATGGATTCAAATTCAACCTCCACCCTCAACGATGAAATAGCCATCGATTTAACACCCATCCTGAAAGTTTACAAAAACGGTCGTGTTGAAAGACTAGTAGGTGAAGAAGTTATTCCTCCCTCTCTCGATCCTAAAACCAACGTTGAATCAAAAGACGTTATAATATCAAAAGAACATAACATATCTGCAAGAATTTTCATTCCCAAAACAACATACCCACCaacacaaaaacttcctcttttCGTTTATATTCATGGTGGTGCTTTCTGCATCGAAACACCTTTTTCACCAAACTACCATAACTACCTGAACTCTGTTACTTCACTGGCTAATGCAATTGGTGTATCTGTTCATTACAGAAGAGCACCAGAACACCCTGTTCCAATTGCTCATGAAGATTCATGGTTTGCGTTGAAATGGGTCGCTTCACATGTTGGTGGAAATGGTTCTGATGAATGGTTGAATCAatttgcagattttgagaaagtGTTCTTAGGAGGAGATAGTGCTGGTGCAAACATTGCACACTATTTGGGGATTCGTGTTGGGCAAGAGAATTTGGACGGTTTCAAAATTGAAGGGAGTGTTTATGTTCATCCTTATTTTTGGGGTGTGGATCGAATTGGTTCAGAATCTGATAAAGTTGAATATGTTGAAAAGGTTCATAATTTATGGCGTTTTTCGTGTCCAACAACTATTGGATCCGATGACCCGTTAATTAACCCGGAAAAGGATCCGAATTTGGGGAAGTTGGGTTGTAAGAAAGTGCTTATTTGTGTTGCTGAGAAGGATTTGTTGAGGGATAGAGGTTGGTATTACAAGGAATTGCTTGAGAAAATTGGTTGGGGTGGTGTTGTTGAAGTGATTGAAACAGAGGATGAGGATCATGTGTTTCATATGTTTAAACCAACCTGTGACAAAGCTGCGATTTTGCTCAATCAAATTGTTTCTTTTATCAAATCAGCTTGA